The proteins below come from a single Pedobacter aquae genomic window:
- a CDS encoding TaqI-like C-terminal specificity domain-containing protein — protein sequence MKDFNVRINFGIKTGYNEAFIIDENKKNELIKADEKNAEIIKPIIRGRDLKKYFYEYENLWVISTFPSLKINIEDYPSIKDHFIEVGKKRLEQSGEIGSRKKTSNKWFETQDSISYWRDFEKPKIVWGEISDKPKFAFDDEKYFAEATTFFMTGEKLKFLLAILNSKVSEWYFNLIGTTTGMGTNRWKKYKIELLPIKITSQAQEKEIEILVNQILAIKKQDPLANIIELENQINQLVYQLYDLTEEEIKIVERV from the coding sequence TTGAAAGATTTTAATGTTAGAATAAACTTCGGTATAAAAACAGGATATAATGAAGCATTCATAATAGATGAAAACAAAAAGAACGAATTAATAAAGGCAGATGAAAAAAATGCTGAAATAATTAAACCAATAATTCGTGGAAGGGATTTAAAAAAATATTTTTATGAGTATGAAAATTTGTGGGTAATCTCCACATTTCCAAGTTTAAAAATTAATATAGAAGATTACCCTTCAATAAAGGACCACTTCATAGAAGTCGGAAAGAAAAGATTAGAACAAAGTGGTGAAATTGGAAGTAGAAAGAAAACATCTAATAAATGGTTTGAAACTCAAGACTCTATTTCTTACTGGAGAGATTTTGAAAAACCCAAAATTGTCTGGGGTGAGATTTCCGATAAACCAAAATTTGCTTTTGACGATGAAAAGTATTTTGCGGAAGCAACTACTTTTTTTATGACAGGTGAAAAATTGAAATTTCTTCTGGCAATATTAAATTCAAAAGTTTCAGAGTGGTATTTCAACCTAATTGGGACAACAACAGGGATGGGAACAAACAGGTGGAAGAAATACAAAATTGAATTGTTGCCTATAAAAATTACTTCTCAAGCCCAAGAAAAAGAAATTGAGATTTTAGTAAATCAAATTTTAGCTATTAAAAAACAAGACCCATTAGCCAATATAATAGAATTAGAAAACCAAATAAACCAATTGGTTTATCAATTATATGATTTAACAG